A genomic segment from Nicotiana tabacum cultivar K326 chromosome 9, ASM71507v2, whole genome shotgun sequence encodes:
- the LOC107791235 gene encoding uncharacterized protein LOC107791235, translating into MDSYFLYISYAYDNTNIACVQKRKINIACVLETRWKGNRARDLDGFKLWYSGSAGGKNGVGILVDRDLKELVVKVGLNEEVKKQLWDYLDEMVRSIPHAEKLFIGGDFNGHIGASARGYDVVHGGYDFGDRNEGGNSLLEFDRAFDLVIANSSFPKREEHLVTFRNLIGKT; encoded by the exons ATGGATTCCTATTTCCTATATATTAGTTATGCTTATGATAATACCAATATAGCGTGTGTtcagaagaggaagatcaacATAGCGTGTGTTCTGGAGACTAGATGGAAGGGTAATAGGGCACGAGATTTAGACGGGTTTAAACTATGGTACTCAGGGAGCGCTGGAGGTAAGAATGGGGTGGGTATTTTAGTAGACAGGGATCTCAAGGAGCTCGTGGTTAAG GTAGGTTTGAATGAGGAGGTCAAGAAGCAACTTTGGGATTATTTGGACGAGATGGTGCGTAGTATCCCGCACGCAGAGAAGTTGTTCATTGgcggagatttcaatggtcatattggggcTAGTGCTAGGGGTTATGATGTTGTGCATGGCGGGTACGATTTTGGGGATAGGAATGAGGGAGGTAATTCACTGTTGGAGTTTGATAGAGCttttgatttggttatagctaaCTCAAGTTTCCCGAAGAGGGAAGAGCACCTGGTCACTTTTCGAAATTTAATAGGCAAGACTTAG
- the LOC107791236 gene encoding uncharacterized protein LOC107791236 has protein sequence MEVVNKRRSKISRNGVMSGSVWENRMKYDEVKGGIKVYSNSEKEEETPEVKNDEKTSTTTTIISTTSETNQVDKKLKMGSKSNLGVGGVMSGKRKTWKSESNFEGNPIQISRKRSELSKNLDEQCKELSTVSTEEMKKSSIQNKKSSVLLRKVKSEANNGGKEDENEKNSELRKVKSMSVNGNLRNSVQLVKAKSVTSKEVEEKCKNFEENKVVVVGVGVEESKKNLENQENCKEFGICEEKVITSNEENCKESQVKCSNKEKLNLENEENEEELDEVFDEEIEKELSVDVKEINVAENKPKKVVIEEKKLQISNEKSVPISPIIKKQSPPIPGQAKIHLQSPTRTKSVPTSDEFHTIPRQHSKLQSFVDLVMWRDASKSALIFGIGTFVIISSSYTQDLSISFISVLSYLGLVYLAAIFLFRSLNIHRGANNINESSEYIVGEEEAMWILKLILPYINECLLKIRALFSGDPATTMKMAVLLFILARCGSSITIWKMSKLGFFGVFIVPKVCSSYSTQLTAYGTFWIRRFRDAWESCTHKKAVAFAIFTLVWNLSSIAARIWAVFMLYVGFRYYQQKLMKEGWVSEEETTKVEDYWQGKIGGQRQIGRRSTMVETRKQKKTI, from the exons atggaagtgGTTAATAAGAGAAGGAGCAAAATTTCAAGAAATGGTGTAATGTCAGGTTCTGTATGGGAAAATAGGATGAAATATGATGAAGTCAAAGGTGGGATCAAAGTATATAGCAAcagtgaaaaagaagaagaaaccccAGAAGTAAAAAATGATGAGAAAActagtactactactactataaTTAGTACTACTAGTGAAACAAATCAAGTAGACAAAAAGTTGAAAATGGGGTCAAAATCCAATCTTGGTGTTGGTGGTGTGATGAGTGGCAAGAGAAAAACTTGGAAATCTGAGAGTAATTTTGAAGGGAACCCAATTCAGATTTCAAGAAAAAGATCTGAATTGAGCAAGAATTTGGATGAACAGTGTAAAGAATTGAGTACAGTTTCAactgaagaaatgaagaaaagttcAATTCAGAACAAGAAATCAAGTGTATTATTAAGGAAAGTGAAATCAGAGGCTAATAATGGAGGAAAAGAGGATGAAAATGAGAAGAATTCTGAATTAAGGAAAGTAAAATCTATGTCTGTTAATGGGAATTTGAGGAATTCAGTTCAGCTGGTGAAAGCAAAATCAGTTACAAGTAAAGAAGTTGAAGAGAAATGTAAGAATTTTGAGGAAAAtaaggttgttgttgttggtgttggtgTAGAGGAGTCAAAAAAGAATCTTGAAAATCAAGAAAATTGTAAAGAATTTGGTATATGTGAAGAGAAAGTTATAACAAGCAATGAAGAAAATTGTAAAGAATCTCAAGTCAAGTGTAGTAATAAAGAAAAGTTGAATcttgaaaatgaagaaaatgaagaagaattgGATGAGGTTTTTGATGAGGAAATTGAAAAGGAATTAAGTGTTGATGTTAAAGAGATTAATGTAGCAGAAAATAAGCCTAAAAAGGTTGTAATTGAAGAGAAAAAACTTCAAATTAGCAATGAAAAATCAGTTCCCATTTCTCCAATTATCAAGAAACAGTCTCCTCCAATTCCAGGCCAagccaaaattcatcttcaaagtCCAACAAGAACCAAATCAG TTCCAACTTCAGATGAATTTCACACAATTCCAAGACAACATAGCAAATTACAAAGCTTTG TTGATTTGGTAATGTGGAGAGATGCATCAAAATCAGCATTAATCTTTGGAATTGGAACTTTTGTCATCATTTCATCTTCATATACTCAAGATCTCAGTATCAG CTTCATTTCTGTTCTTTCCTACTTGGGTCTGGTCTATCTTGCTGCAATCTTTCTCTTTAGATCCCTCAATATTCACAG gggtgccaataatataaatgaGTCAAGTGAATATATagtaggagaagaagaagcaatgtGGATACTGAAATTGATACTGCCTTACATAAATGAATGTCTCTTGAAAATTAGAGCCCTTTTTTCTGGGGATCCTGCTACTACAATGAAG ATGGCAGTTCTGCTGTTTATTTTGGCTAGATGTGGCAGCTCCATAACTATTTGGAAAATGTCCAAATTAG GCTTTTTTGGAGTTTTCATTGTACCAAAAGTCTGTTCTTCTTATTCCACTCAGTTAACTGCCTatg GTACATTTTGGATTAGACGCTTTCGAGATGCTTGGGAATCATGTACTCACAAGAAAGCAGTTGCATTTGCAATATTCACACTCGTTTGGAATTTATCTTCAATTGCTGCTAGAATTTGGGCAG tttTTATGTTGTATGTGGGATTTAGGTACTACCAACAGAAATTGATGAAAGAAGGCTGGGTAAGTGAAGAAGAAACTACAAAAGTAGAGGATTATTGGCAAGGAAAAATTGGAGGACAAAGACAAATTGGGAGAAGATCCACTATGGTGGaaacaagaaagcaaaagaaaacaatttaa